A section of the Frankiales bacterium genome encodes:
- a CDS encoding Flp family type IVb pilin — protein MITRIRTTLRRDEGASAVEYGLLVAAIAAVIVAVVFVLGTKVKAAFQSTCDTISQNQTQTNC, from the coding sequence ATGATCACTCGCATCCGCACCACCCTGCGCCGCGACGAGGGCGCGTCCGCCGTCGAGTACGGCCTCCTCGTGGCCGCCATCGCCGCGGTCATCGTCGCCGTCGTCTTCGTGCTCGGCACGAAGGTCAAGGCCGCGTTCCAGAGCACCTGCGACACCATCAGCCAGAACCAGACCCAGACCAACTGCTGA
- a CDS encoding Flp family type IVb pilin translates to MGTMTTKLRATRTRRLALLRSRSGDHGASAVEYALLVAAIAGVIVAVVFTLGRLTSTNYTSACTAWDTAAGTTDC, encoded by the coding sequence ATGGGGACCATGACCACGAAGTTGCGCGCCACGCGCACCCGCCGCCTCGCGCTCCTGCGATCGCGCTCGGGCGACCACGGTGCCTCCGCCGTCGAGTACGCGCTGCTCGTCGCCGCCATCGCCGGCGTGATCGTCGCCGTGGTCTTCACCCTCGGCCGGCTGACGAGCACGAACTACACCAGCGCGTGCACCGCCTGGGACACCGCCGCCGGCACGACCGACTGCTGA